The Neofelis nebulosa isolate mNeoNeb1 chromosome 16, mNeoNeb1.pri, whole genome shotgun sequence genome includes a window with the following:
- the RAMP2 gene encoding receptor activity-modifying protein 2 isoform X2: MASLRAERAAGGPRFSTTLAGRPAALRLLLLLGAVLKPQESLAQLLPTEGSLKSEENKMEDYKANARFCWQSYKEQMDSIPKDWCDWTMISRPYSDLQYCLEHFAEAFGLGFPNPLAEEIIFETHQIHFANCSLMQPTLSDPPEDVLLAMIIAPICLIPFLVTLVVWRSKDSEAQA; the protein is encoded by the exons ATGGCCTCGCTCCGGGCAGAGCGCGCCGCCGGCGGCCCGCGGTTCTCTACGACCCTCGCGGGGCGACCGGCAGcgctccgcctcctcctcctgctgggcG CTGTCCTGAAGCCCCAGGAGTCCCTGGCTCAGCTTCTTCCCACTGAAGGCAGCTTGAAGTCAGAAG AGAACAAGATGGAGGACTATAAGGCGAATGCCCGGTTTTGCTGGCAATCTTATAAGGAGCAGATGGACTCTATCCCCAAGGACTGGTGCGACTGGACCATGATTAGCAG GCCCTATAGCGACCTGCAATATTGCTTGGAGCATTTTGCAGAAGCATTTGGCCTGGGTTTCCCCAATCCCTTGGCAGAAGAGATCATCTTTGAGACTCACCAGATCCACTTTGCCAACTGCTCCTTGATGCAGCCCACCTTATCAGACCCTCCAGAGGATGTGCTCCTGGCCATGATCATAGCCCCCATCTGCCTCATCCCCTTCCTTGTCACCCTTGTGGTGTGGAGGAGTAAAGACAGCGAGGCCCAGGCCTAG
- the RAMP2 gene encoding receptor activity-modifying protein 2 isoform X1 gives MASLRAERAAGGPRFSTTLAGRPAALRLLLLLGALTSKGLRPLLQAPPPRSPPSSFPPPFLLTAVLKPQESLAQLLPTEGSLKSEENKMEDYKANARFCWQSYKEQMDSIPKDWCDWTMISRPYSDLQYCLEHFAEAFGLGFPNPLAEEIIFETHQIHFANCSLMQPTLSDPPEDVLLAMIIAPICLIPFLVTLVVWRSKDSEAQA, from the exons ATGGCCTCGCTCCGGGCAGAGCGCGCCGCCGGCGGCCCGCGGTTCTCTACGACCCTCGCGGGGCGACCGGCAGcgctccgcctcctcctcctgctgggcG CTCTGACTTCCAAGGGTCTCAGACCCCTCCTCCAGGCTCCACCGCCTAGATCCCCGccatcctccttccctcccccatttctGCTCACAGCTGTCCTGAAGCCCCAGGAGTCCCTGGCTCAGCTTCTTCCCACTGAAGGCAGCTTGAAGTCAGAAG AGAACAAGATGGAGGACTATAAGGCGAATGCCCGGTTTTGCTGGCAATCTTATAAGGAGCAGATGGACTCTATCCCCAAGGACTGGTGCGACTGGACCATGATTAGCAG GCCCTATAGCGACCTGCAATATTGCTTGGAGCATTTTGCAGAAGCATTTGGCCTGGGTTTCCCCAATCCCTTGGCAGAAGAGATCATCTTTGAGACTCACCAGATCCACTTTGCCAACTGCTCCTTGATGCAGCCCACCTTATCAGACCCTCCAGAGGATGTGCTCCTGGCCATGATCATAGCCCCCATCTGCCTCATCCCCTTCCTTGTCACCCTTGTGGTGTGGAGGAGTAAAGACAGCGAGGCCCAGGCCTAG